The following proteins are co-located in the Hemicordylus capensis ecotype Gifberg chromosome 11, rHemCap1.1.pri, whole genome shotgun sequence genome:
- the FOXO4 gene encoding forkhead box protein O4: protein MAEPAGSPAGAAETSSSSLALDPEFPPQSRPRSCTWPLPRPEASAGEAEAAAGPGGGGGSGGLGSPEEPAAAAGSGGGAGQRKSSGSGSGSGGARRNAWGSQSYADLISQAIESAPEKRLTLAQIYEWMVRSVPYFRDKGDSNSSAGWKNSIRHNLSLHSKFIKVHNEATGKSSWWMLNPEGGKSGKAPRRRAASMDNSSKLAKARGKVSRKKAAMQVTSEPTADSPGSQYPKWPGSPSSRSNEDSDVWTSIRPRTSSNASTISVRLSPIEQDDLADEDLLPSLVYSSASSNVPPTVTEELELIDGLNLMSPSSLLPAPQPASSGLAQRNPSFPLRAQSSAAQAQSFSSSLFNPVDISLHSSAGHFSGPQTLEALLTSNSPPPSDVLMTQVDPILPQSGGRLNSQTFLLLGEQSSKTKISPVNPLRKPSESQLESVATSALPSALSLVASPQNTAGLSTLKASGPAQSAQVAQLGTQPPMTAATFAPFGGNQDRLPNDLDVDMYMENLECDVDYIINTDLMDGEGLDFNFEPIQSAPSYPSTSQASNHTWVPS, encoded by the exons ATGGCCGAGCCGGCGGGGAGCCCTGCCGGGGCGGCGGAGACGTCTTCCTCGTCGCTGGCCTTGGACCCCGAGTTCCCCCCGCAGAGCCGCCCGCGCTCCTGCACTTGGCCGCTGCCCAGGCCCGAGGCGTCGGCTGGGgaggccgaggcggcggcggggcccggaggcggcggcggcagcggcggcctgGGCAGCCCAGAGGAGCCCGCGGCGGCAGCGGGCTCCGGCGGCGGGGCGGGCCAGCGGAAGAGCAGCGGCTCCGGCTCGGGCTCTGGCGGGGCTCGGCGCAACGCCTGGGGCAGCCAGTCCTACGCCGACCTGATCAGCCAGGCCATCGAGAGCGCCCCGGAGAAGCGGCTGACGCTGGCGCAGATCTACGAGTGGATGGTCCGCTCCGTGCCTTACTTCCGCGACAAGGGGGACAGCAACAGCTCGGCCGGCTGGAAG AACTCCATCCGACACAACCTTTCTCTTCATAGCAAATTCATTAAAGTGCATAATGAAGCAACTGGAAAAAGCTCTTGGTGGATGCTCAATCCAGAAGGTGGCAAAAGTGGTAAAGCTCCAAGGAGGAGAGCAGCTTCCATGGACAACAGCAGCAAGCTGGCAAAAGCCAGAGGGAAGGTCTCCAGGAAGAAGGCAGCAATGCAGGTGACTTCAGAGCCTACCGCAGACAGTCCAGGCTCTCAGTATCCAAagtggcctggcagcccctcctCAAGAAGCAATGAGGACTCTGATGTATGGACCAGTATTCGGCCTCGGACCAGTTCCAATGCCAGCACCATCAGCGTGAGGCTTTCTCCGATTGAGCAGGATGACCTTGCGGATGAggacctcctcccctcccttgtcTACTCCAGTGCTTCTAGCAATGTCCCACCCACTGTGACAGAGGAGCTGGAACTCATTGATGGCCTGAACCTGATGTCGCCcagctccctgctgcctgcccctcAGCCAGCTTCGAGTGGCCTGGCCCAGAGAAATCCCAGCTTCCCCTTGCGGGCCCAGAGCTCAGCTGctcaggcacagtcattcagtagCTCCCTCTTCAACCCTGTTGATATCTCGCTGCATAGCTCTGCTGGCCACTTTTCTGGGCCACAGACACTGGAAGCCCTCCTGACCTCCAACTCACCACCACCCAGTGATGTGTTGATGACACAGGTGGATCCAATCCTGCCCCAGAGTGGAGGCAGGTTGAACAGTCAGACTTTTCTGCTCCTCGGGGAGCAGTCCTCCAAAACCAAGATCAGCCCAGTTAATCCGCTCAGAAAACCTTCCGAGTCACAGCTGGAGTCGGTTGCTACCAGTGCTTTGCCCTCTGCActttccctggtggcatctcctcAGAATACAGCTGGCCTGTCCACTTTGAAGGCATCGGGTCCAGCACAGTCCGCCCAGGTGGCCCAACTGGGTACCCAGCCACCTATGACTGCTGCCACTTTTGCCCCCTTTGGAGGGAATCAGGACAGGTTGCCAAATGATTTGGACGTTGATATGTACATGGAGAACCTTGAATGTGATGTGGATTACATAATCAACACCGACCTCATGGATGGAGAAGGACTGGATTTTAATTTTGAACCCATTCAGTCTGCTCCGAGCTATCCCAGCACCTCACAGGCCTCCAACCACACTTGGGTACCCAGTTAA
- the GDPD2 gene encoding glycerophosphoinositol inositolphosphodiesterase GDPD2 isoform X4: MAKDEGCCNSCATCLLCLYSCRWTRSKKGLATSKCDCAWFFFLFCVSLFTLAWLYLALITLNDFHNLNEFIFRQTEWWLDWSVVMLSGTAALVTYSSLLLLLALCLYLCHQPLKLHWLHKALLVLTAFLVVAAFVGLEMEWAEQWESARISLQATGPFLHIGAVVGMTLLAWPVANCFYRTSHSVLKVLLLLLYLGAMVALYLAPLGIDSPCLLEYSQLPPKPTLAGHRGAPMLAPENTLMSFQKAVNCGVHVLETDVLVSADGVPFLMHDEKLIRTTNVQEVFPTRAHANASTFNWTELQQLDAGSWFLQKRPFLTARSVSGEDRALACGQQILSLKQLLGEAMRHNVSIMFDLRPEEDPQYEQLVNVTVETILQSGISPELILWLPDGFREQVKNRVPRFQQVYGRKRLQNETEERLHVNLPYQNLSTTEIQEYRRDNISVNLYVVNTPWLFSLLWCAGTSSVTTNACQVLQGMKRPLWLLPRATYQMIWIVTDCVSLLLIGWAFLLLKKWSRRKESAGSDSDVLLTKIHTLLLE, translated from the exons TGTGACTGTGCCtggttcttcttcctcttctgcgTGAGCCTTTTCACCCTGGCCTGGCTTTACCTTGCCCTCATCACCCTCAACGATTTTCATAACCTCAATGA GTTCATTTTCCGCCAGACAGAATGGTGGCTGGACTGGTCGGTGGTGATGCTGTCTGGAACAGCGGCACTGGTTACCTACTCCTCTCTGCTCCTG CTTCTGGCTCTCTGCTTATACCTCTGCCACCAGCCCCTGAAGCTCCACTGGCTGCACAAG GCCCTCCTGGTCCTGACAGCATTTTTAGTGGTGGCTGCTTTTGTGGGACTGGAAATGGAGTGGGCAGAGCAGTGGGAAAGTGCTCGCATCTCCCTACAG GCAACGGGCCCCTTCCTTCATATTGGAGCTGTAGTGGGCATGACGCTGCTTGCCTGGCCGGTAGCCAACTGCTTCTACCGTACATCCCATTCAG tcctcaaggtcctgctcctgctcctgtatCTGGGTGCAATGGTTGCTCTGTACCTGGCCCCACTGGGCATTGACTCCCCCTGTCTTCTGGAGTACAGCCAGCTTCCCCCTAAGCCAACTCTGGCTGGGCATCGTGGGGCTCCCATG CTTGCACCTGAGAACACACTGATGTCCTTCCAGAAGGCAGTCAACTGTGGTGTGCACGTCTTGGAGACGGATGTGCTAGTGAG TGCGGATGGAGTCCCTTTCCTCATGCACGACGAGAAGCTCATTCGGACCACCAATGTCCAAGAAGTCTTTCCCACTCGGGCCCACGCCAATGCTAGCACCTTCAATTGGACAGAGCTGCAGCAACTGGATGCTGGCAGCTGGTTCCTGCAG AAGCGCCCCTTCCTCACAGCCCGAAGCGTTTCTGGAGAAGACCGGGCCCTGGCCTGTGGACAGCAGATTCTGTCCCTGAAGcagctgctgggtgaggccaTGAGGCACAATGTGTCCATCATGTTTGACCTACGGCCCGAGGAAGATCCCCAGTACGAACAGCTTGTCAATGTCACTGTGGAGACCATCCTACAGTCAGGCATTTCCCCCGAGCTG ATTCTGTGGCTGCCAGACGGGTTCCGAGAGCAGGTGAAGAACAGGGTGCCGAGGTTCCAACAGGTCTATGGGCGGAAGAGGCTGCAAAATGAGACAGAAGAGCGGCTGCATGTCAACCTGCCCTACCAAAACCTGAGCACCACCGAAATCCA GGAATACCGCCGTGACAACATCTCGGTCAACCTGTATGTGGTGAATACcccatggctcttctcactcctGTGGTGTGCAGGGACCAGTTCCGTCACCACCAATGCCTGCCAGGTGCTGCAGGGGATGAAGCGCCCCCTCTGGCTGCTG CCTCGTGCCACGTACCAAATGATCTGGATTGTGACAGACTGTGTCTCTCtgctgctgattggctgggctttTCTGTTGCTGAA AAAATGGTCCCGGAGAAAAGAATCGGCAG GTTCTGATTCAGATGTGCTACTGACGAAGATCCACACCTTGTTGTTAGAGTGA
- the GDPD2 gene encoding glycerophosphoinositol inositolphosphodiesterase GDPD2 isoform X1, translated as MAKDEGCCNSCATCLLCLYSCRWTRSKKGLATSKCDCAWFFFLFCVSLFTLAWLYLALITLNDFHNLNEFIFRQTEWWLDWSVVMLSGTAALVTYSSLLLLLALCLYLCHQPLKLHWLHKALLVLTAFLVVAAFVGLEMEWAEQWESARISLQATGPFLHIGAVVGMTLLAWPVANCFYRTSHSVLKVLLLLLYLGAMVALYLAPLGIDSPCLLEYSQLPPKPTLAGHRGAPMLAPENTLMSFQKAVNCGVHVLETDVLVSADGVPFLMHDEKLIRTTNVQEVFPTRAHANASTFNWTELQQLDAGSWFLQRPFLTARSVSGEDRALACGQQILSLKQLLGEAMRHNVSIMFDLRPEEDPQYEQLVNVTVETILQSGISPELILWLPDGFREQVKNRVPRFQQVYGRKRLQNETEERLHVNLPYQNLSTTEIQEYRRDNISVNLYVVNTPWLFSLLWCAGTSSVTTNACQVLQGMKRPLWLLPRATYQMIWIVTDCVSLLLIGWAFLLLKKWSRRKESAGSDSDVLLTKIHTLLLE; from the exons TGTGACTGTGCCtggttcttcttcctcttctgcgTGAGCCTTTTCACCCTGGCCTGGCTTTACCTTGCCCTCATCACCCTCAACGATTTTCATAACCTCAATGA GTTCATTTTCCGCCAGACAGAATGGTGGCTGGACTGGTCGGTGGTGATGCTGTCTGGAACAGCGGCACTGGTTACCTACTCCTCTCTGCTCCTG CTTCTGGCTCTCTGCTTATACCTCTGCCACCAGCCCCTGAAGCTCCACTGGCTGCACAAG GCCCTCCTGGTCCTGACAGCATTTTTAGTGGTGGCTGCTTTTGTGGGACTGGAAATGGAGTGGGCAGAGCAGTGGGAAAGTGCTCGCATCTCCCTACAG GCAACGGGCCCCTTCCTTCATATTGGAGCTGTAGTGGGCATGACGCTGCTTGCCTGGCCGGTAGCCAACTGCTTCTACCGTACATCCCATTCAG tcctcaaggtcctgctcctgctcctgtatCTGGGTGCAATGGTTGCTCTGTACCTGGCCCCACTGGGCATTGACTCCCCCTGTCTTCTGGAGTACAGCCAGCTTCCCCCTAAGCCAACTCTGGCTGGGCATCGTGGGGCTCCCATG CTTGCACCTGAGAACACACTGATGTCCTTCCAGAAGGCAGTCAACTGTGGTGTGCACGTCTTGGAGACGGATGTGCTAGTGAG TGCGGATGGAGTCCCTTTCCTCATGCACGACGAGAAGCTCATTCGGACCACCAATGTCCAAGAAGTCTTTCCCACTCGGGCCCACGCCAATGCTAGCACCTTCAATTGGACAGAGCTGCAGCAACTGGATGCTGGCAGCTGGTTCCTGCAG CGCCCCTTCCTCACAGCCCGAAGCGTTTCTGGAGAAGACCGGGCCCTGGCCTGTGGACAGCAGATTCTGTCCCTGAAGcagctgctgggtgaggccaTGAGGCACAATGTGTCCATCATGTTTGACCTACGGCCCGAGGAAGATCCCCAGTACGAACAGCTTGTCAATGTCACTGTGGAGACCATCCTACAGTCAGGCATTTCCCCCGAGCTG ATTCTGTGGCTGCCAGACGGGTTCCGAGAGCAGGTGAAGAACAGGGTGCCGAGGTTCCAACAGGTCTATGGGCGGAAGAGGCTGCAAAATGAGACAGAAGAGCGGCTGCATGTCAACCTGCCCTACCAAAACCTGAGCACCACCGAAATCCA GGAATACCGCCGTGACAACATCTCGGTCAACCTGTATGTGGTGAATACcccatggctcttctcactcctGTGGTGTGCAGGGACCAGTTCCGTCACCACCAATGCCTGCCAGGTGCTGCAGGGGATGAAGCGCCCCCTCTGGCTGCTG CCTCGTGCCACGTACCAAATGATCTGGATTGTGACAGACTGTGTCTCTCtgctgctgattggctgggctttTCTGTTGCTGAA AAAATGGTCCCGGAGAAAAGAATCGGCAG GTTCTGATTCAGATGTGCTACTGACGAAGATCCACACCTTGTTGTTAGAGTGA
- the GDPD2 gene encoding glycerophosphoinositol inositolphosphodiesterase GDPD2 isoform X3, with product MICLPWQCGEDFGLDQRGPAPHTMAKDEGCCNSCATCLLCLYSCRWTRSKKGLATSKCDCAWFFFLFCVSLFTLAWLYLALITLNDFHNLNEFIFRQTEWWLDWSVVMLSGTAALVTYSSLLLLLALCLYLCHQPLKLHWLHKALLVLTAFLVVAAFVGLEMEWAEQWESARISLQATGPFLHIGAVVGMTLLAWPVANCFYRTSHSVLKVLLLLLYLGAMVALYLAPLGIDSPCLLEYSQLPPKPTLAGHRGAPMLAPENTLMSFQKAVNCGVHVLETDVLVSADGVPFLMHDEKLIRTTNVQEVFPTRAHANASTFNWTELQQLDAGSWFLQKRPFLTARSVSGEDRALACGQQILSLKQLLGEAMRHNVSIMFDLRPEEDPQYEQLVNVTVETILQSGISPELILWLPDGFREQVKNRVPRFQQVYGRKRLQNETEERLHVNLPYQNLSTTEIQEYRRDNISVNLYVVNTPWLFSLLWCAGTSSVTTNACQVLQGMKRPLWLLPRATYQMIWIVTDCVSLLLIGWAFLLLKKWSRRKESAGSDSDVLLTKIHTLLLE from the exons TGTGACTGTGCCtggttcttcttcctcttctgcgTGAGCCTTTTCACCCTGGCCTGGCTTTACCTTGCCCTCATCACCCTCAACGATTTTCATAACCTCAATGA GTTCATTTTCCGCCAGACAGAATGGTGGCTGGACTGGTCGGTGGTGATGCTGTCTGGAACAGCGGCACTGGTTACCTACTCCTCTCTGCTCCTG CTTCTGGCTCTCTGCTTATACCTCTGCCACCAGCCCCTGAAGCTCCACTGGCTGCACAAG GCCCTCCTGGTCCTGACAGCATTTTTAGTGGTGGCTGCTTTTGTGGGACTGGAAATGGAGTGGGCAGAGCAGTGGGAAAGTGCTCGCATCTCCCTACAG GCAACGGGCCCCTTCCTTCATATTGGAGCTGTAGTGGGCATGACGCTGCTTGCCTGGCCGGTAGCCAACTGCTTCTACCGTACATCCCATTCAG tcctcaaggtcctgctcctgctcctgtatCTGGGTGCAATGGTTGCTCTGTACCTGGCCCCACTGGGCATTGACTCCCCCTGTCTTCTGGAGTACAGCCAGCTTCCCCCTAAGCCAACTCTGGCTGGGCATCGTGGGGCTCCCATG CTTGCACCTGAGAACACACTGATGTCCTTCCAGAAGGCAGTCAACTGTGGTGTGCACGTCTTGGAGACGGATGTGCTAGTGAG TGCGGATGGAGTCCCTTTCCTCATGCACGACGAGAAGCTCATTCGGACCACCAATGTCCAAGAAGTCTTTCCCACTCGGGCCCACGCCAATGCTAGCACCTTCAATTGGACAGAGCTGCAGCAACTGGATGCTGGCAGCTGGTTCCTGCAG AAGCGCCCCTTCCTCACAGCCCGAAGCGTTTCTGGAGAAGACCGGGCCCTGGCCTGTGGACAGCAGATTCTGTCCCTGAAGcagctgctgggtgaggccaTGAGGCACAATGTGTCCATCATGTTTGACCTACGGCCCGAGGAAGATCCCCAGTACGAACAGCTTGTCAATGTCACTGTGGAGACCATCCTACAGTCAGGCATTTCCCCCGAGCTG ATTCTGTGGCTGCCAGACGGGTTCCGAGAGCAGGTGAAGAACAGGGTGCCGAGGTTCCAACAGGTCTATGGGCGGAAGAGGCTGCAAAATGAGACAGAAGAGCGGCTGCATGTCAACCTGCCCTACCAAAACCTGAGCACCACCGAAATCCA GGAATACCGCCGTGACAACATCTCGGTCAACCTGTATGTGGTGAATACcccatggctcttctcactcctGTGGTGTGCAGGGACCAGTTCCGTCACCACCAATGCCTGCCAGGTGCTGCAGGGGATGAAGCGCCCCCTCTGGCTGCTG CCTCGTGCCACGTACCAAATGATCTGGATTGTGACAGACTGTGTCTCTCtgctgctgattggctgggctttTCTGTTGCTGAA AAAATGGTCCCGGAGAAAAGAATCGGCAG GTTCTGATTCAGATGTGCTACTGACGAAGATCCACACCTTGTTGTTAGAGTGA